One genomic window of Candidatus Hydrogenedentota bacterium includes the following:
- a CDS encoding RraA family protein, with the protein MSTPNRLDPALEAKLLSVDSPTVSNAIERFKIRPRREGYMGPPIQCRFPDLGRVVGYATTCTIVEYDEAYPPDPRERFRWIEAIAESPRPAICVVKDCCHRKGWSSHWGEIVGTQVQTLGAAAIITDGAVRDLEALHAMGMKVWSEHVVVSHGYIDVGQANIPVEVGGLVVRPGDLLHADCNGVVAIPEQVLEGLPDMIDRVLADEAETLEHLRRHGYDLEAHRRRIEH; encoded by the coding sequence ATGAGCACCCCGAATCGTCTGGATCCCGCGCTGGAGGCCAAACTTCTCTCGGTGGACAGCCCGACGGTGTCCAACGCCATTGAGCGTTTCAAGATCCGGCCCCGGCGGGAGGGCTACATGGGCCCGCCGATCCAGTGCCGCTTTCCCGATCTGGGCCGGGTCGTGGGGTATGCGACGACCTGCACGATCGTGGAATATGACGAGGCGTATCCGCCCGATCCGCGCGAGCGCTTCCGTTGGATCGAGGCCATCGCGGAATCGCCCAGGCCCGCGATTTGCGTGGTAAAAGATTGTTGCCACCGGAAGGGGTGGTCGTCGCATTGGGGCGAAATCGTGGGGACGCAGGTGCAGACGCTGGGCGCGGCGGCCATTATCACGGACGGCGCGGTGCGCGACCTGGAGGCGCTCCATGCGATGGGAATGAAGGTATGGAGCGAGCACGTGGTGGTGTCGCACGGCTATATTGACGTGGGGCAGGCGAATATCCCGGTCGAAGTGGGCGGGCTTGTGGTGCGCCCGGGCGACCTGTTACACGCCGACTGCAACGGGGTGGTAGCCATCCCGGAGCAGGTGCTGGAGGGGCTGCCGGACATGATCGATCGGGTGCTCGCGGACGAGGCGGAGACGCTGGAGCACCTGCGCCGGCACGGGTACGATTTGGAGGCGCACCGCCGCCGGATCGAGCACTGA